Proteins co-encoded in one Corylus avellana chromosome ca9, CavTom2PMs-1.0 genomic window:
- the LOC132161832 gene encoding protein PNS1-like has protein sequence MRNPKESFSTSSMQGVHHIQTQPPTNPIKLQEARIPIRTTAAGKFFRWSVRIVFFSHLILVTILIIFLTIRSLLSAADNHHFRPKKWFPPLLTSAACAGIVGFTWQGITSCNPSKAIKAAFWLSPLLTCAVGIVFFLIGSTGGIAAGVVALISALIQSLYGCWVNPRFEYATTVLSVSTAPPPAKTTFLVILSILASILYSCLSISGIGGATASTTGLDPLFISIILLSLAWTMHVIKNIVLVTIARVKYMHFACGAYIDTRVAFHDTLRYCMPSVCIGSALVPILGVIQGSARAMKLLAGDTDEFLFSCADCYSGIASAGVAYGNRWGFVHVGAFNQGFMQASIDTWEMFKMAGLETLINSDLTGAFCFLSGVAGGAICSLLSGIWALAIQESHATQVSIYAFLIGYFMCRIAMAWPQACLSAYYVAYAENPQSHQFDSTIPVRIQELRRRQAWREQS, from the exons ATGAGAAATCCCAAGGAGTCTTTTAGCACTTCATCTATGCAGGGCGTCCACCACATACAGACCCAGCCACCCACAAATCCCAtcaag TTACAAGAAGCAAGAATTCCAATCAGAACGACGGCAGCAGGGAAGTTCTTCAGATGGTCGGTTCGGATTGTATTCTTTTCGCACTTGATACTAGTCACCATCTTGATCATCTTCCTCACGATCCGCAGCCTCCTCTCTGCTGCCGACAACCACCACTTCCGCCCCAAGAAGTGGTTCCCTCCCTTGCTCACTTCAGCAGCGTGTGCTGGAATTGTTGGTTTCACATGGCAAGGGATCACTAGCTGCAATCCCTCGAAAGCAATCAAGGCTGCCTTTTGGCTTAGCCCGTTGCTAACATGTGCTGTTGGTATTGTATTCTTTTTGATTGGCTCTACCGGGGGTATAGCAGCTGGTGTAGTTGCCCTGATATCTGCACTGATTCAGTCACTATATGGTTGTTGGGTGAATCCGCGGTTCGAATACGCCACCACGGTCTTATCGGTTTCCACCGCTCCCCCTCCGGCTAAAACCACGTTTTTAGTCATTCTATCAATCCTTGCCAGCATTCTTTATTCCTGTCTCTCAATATCCGGCATCGGAGGGGCCACTGCTTCCACAACTGGCCTAGACCCCTTGTTCATTTCAATCATCCTGCTTAGCCTGGCCTGGACAATGCATGTCATCAAGAACATAGTCCTAGTCACAATAGCACGTGTGAAGTACATGCACTTCGCTTGCGGCGCATATATCGACACACGTGTGGCTTTCCACGACACGCTCAGATACTGTATGCCAAGTGTTTGCATTGGCTCAGCCCTTGTCCCAATTCTTGGGGTTATCCAGGGGTCAGCTCGAGCCATGAAGTTGTTAGCAGGGGACACAGATGAGTTCTTGTTTTCATGTGCTGACTGCTATTCGGGTATCGCTTCAGCCGGTGTAGCATACGGGAACCGGTGGGGCTTTGTGCACGTCGGGGCTTTCAACCAGGGGTTCATGCAGGCATCAATTGATACTTGGGAGATGTTCAAGATGGCTGGATTGGAAACATTAATCAACTCAGATCTTACTGGGGCATTTTGTTTCCTTTCTGGCGTAGCAGGGGGTGCTATATGCAGCCTATTGAGTGGAATATGGGCGCTCGCCATTCAAGAGAGTCATGCTACACAAGTATCAATATATGCTTTCTTGATTGGCTACTTCATG TGCCGGATAGCAATGGCCTGGCCACAAGCATGCCTTTCAGCTTACTATGTCGCCTATGCAGAGAATCCACAAAGCCATCAGTTTGATTCCACCATCCCGGTTCGCATCCAAGAGCTTCGGAGACGTCAAGCTTGGCGGGAGCAAAGTTGA
- the LOC132161676 gene encoding uncharacterized protein LOC132161676 yields the protein MDSATLKITSFPVLPKSPPKFKNPNHKILSGFRFNGKKIYAIFPNGSVPPSASQRGESSSGGDVHRRRSSLKSLFCYDKAIPEERIEKPVGISLAEKVIGDNSRCTDCQAKGAVLCMTCSGSGLYVDSILESQGIIVKVRCLGCGGTGNIMCSECGGRGHLGPN from the exons ATGGATTCTGCTACTCTAAAGATCACGTCGTTCCCAGTTTTGCCTAAATCTCCACCGAagttcaaaaacccaaatcataaGATTCTATCAGGATTTCGTTTCAACGGGAAGAAGATTTATGCCATCTTTCCCAACGGCTCTGTTCCCCCCTCTGCTTCCCAAAGG GGTGAGTCAAGTTCGGGAGGAGATGTGCATAGGCGGAGAAGCAGTCTGAAGTCTCTGTTTTGTTACGATAAGGCTATACCAGAAGAAAGAATTGAGAAGCCTGTTGGGATATCTTTGGCTGAAAAAGTAATCGGAGATAACTCACGATGCACAGATTGCCAAGCCAAAGGTGCAGTGCTTTGCATGACTTGCTCTGGTTCAGGCTTGTATGTTGACTCCATATTGGAGAGCCAGGGCATTATTGTCAAAGTTCGCTGCCTAG GTTGTGGAGGAACTGGTAACATAATGTGTTCAGAATGTGGAGGCCGTGGTCATCTTGGACCCAATTGA
- the LOC132161675 gene encoding beta-glucuronosyltransferase GlcAT14A, whose amino-acid sequence MGIKGFTIFFMLLAILFSFLYIPTKLTLPISNFRPIMNYLNVQRSNKPYPATFAYLISASKGDTGRLKRVVKALYHPANYYLIHMDYGAPAAEHRDLARFVAGEPVFSQVGNVWLVEKPNLVTYRGPTMLSTTLHAMAMLLRTCNWDWFINLSASDYPLITQDDLIHAFSEVPRDLNFIQHSGHLGWKLNKRGKPIIIDPGLYSRNKSDIWWVIKQRSVPTAFKLYTGSAWTILSRSFAEYCIVGWDNLPRTLLLYYTNFVSSPEGYFQTAICNSEEYKNTTVNHDLHYITWDNPPKQHPRSLVLKDYRGMVLSNRPFARKFKKNDRVLDKIDHQLLKRRHEQFSYGGWCSGGTGKKYNTCSALQSENFGVLRPGAGARRLKTLLTRTLSERNFHRQQCR is encoded by the exons aTGGGTATCAAAGGATTCACCATTTTCTTCATGCTCCTCGCAAtattattctcttttctctACATTCCGACCAAACTGACGCTGCCCATCTCAAACTTCCGGCCGATTATGAACTACTTGAATGTGCAAAGATCCAACAAGCCGTACCCGGCGACGTTCGCCTACCTGATCTCGGCGTCGAAAGGCGACACCGGAAGGCTAAAGCGGGTGGTGAAGGCATTGTATCATCCCGCGAATTACTATTTGATTCACATGGATTACGGTGCGCCGGCGGCGGAGCACCGGGATTTAGCGAGGTTTGTGGCGGGGGAACCGGTTTTCAGCCAAGTGGGTAATGTGTGGCTGGTTGAGAAGCCTAACTTGGTGACGTACAGAGGACCCACCATGCTGTCCACCACTCTCCATGCAATGGCAATGCTGTTGAGGACCTGCAATTGGGATTGGTTCATTAATCTTAGTGCTTCTGATTACCCCTTGATCACCCAAGATG ATCTAATTCACGCCTTTTCGGAGGTGCCCAGAGATCTAAATTTCATACAGCACAGCGGTCACTTGGGTTGGAAATt gaataagagagGGAAGCCAATAATAATAGACCCAGGACTGTATAGCCGCAATAAGTCTGACATTTGGTGGGTTATTAAACAGAGGTCCGTCCCAACGGCTTTCAAGCTCTATACAG GTTCTGCATGGACAATACTGTCAAGATCTTTTGCTGAGTACTGCATAGTGGGGTGGGACAATTTGCCAAGAACCCTTCTCCTCTACTACACCAACTTTGTCTCATCTCCTGAGGGATACTTCCAGACAGCCATCTGCAACTCTGAAGAGTACAAGAACACTACAGTAAACCATGATCTCCATTACATCACTTGGGATAATCCTCCAAAGCAGCACCCTAGATCCCTTGTCCTCAAAGATTATAGGGGCATGGTTTTGAGCAACCGCCCGTTCGCCCGGAAATTCAAGAAAAACGACAGGGTTCTTGACAAAATCGATCACCAGCTTCTCAAAAGACGACATGAGCAGTTCTCTTATGGGGGATGGTGTTCTGGGGGTACTGGGAAGAAGTATAATACATGCTCAGCTTTGCAGAGTGagaattttggtgttttgaggcCTGGAGCTGGGGCTAGAAGGCTGAAAACTTTGCTCACCAGAACTCTTTCTGAGAGGAATTTCCACAGGCAGCAGTGTAGATGA